AATACTATGTTTTCAGAACAATACATTCATTTATTTCTCAGATCTATAACTGTGCAGTGGACAGAATATAAACACAGCTAGAGCGATTGCAGAAAGTAACATTAAATTTAAACTTGTGGCAGTTTCAATGTTTAATTTCTCTTGTCGAGTCAGTGATGTTTTGGAAtgttgcctttttctttttctttgggaaGTAATGATATTCTATGACGATGATGTGCAATAAAAATACTGCTTTTGTGGTGGTTTAAATATATTTCCCTGCTCATTGTCCTAAATGGGACAAGGTGATGCTTCACGAGTCTCAGATAATAACTTCATTCACAATCATGtcagtgaattattttcttatctaGAAATAAAATCTTAACATGACTGACATATAGgatgtcttttattttaatggctccctttttatattgatttctaCCATCTAATGCGATCTTGTGTGAGAGAGCCATTAGTTATAATGCACATTGTTTCATACCAAAGGCAGTTCTCTGGAAATCATGCCTTCTTGTGTGAACACTAAGTCCAgcttttagtaaaaataaaaaaaaaaggcaatctTTTTGCTGTTGTTTTACAGTCCAATAGAAATCAGGGTAAAAACTCCTGTTGTCTCTTTGCATTTCtagctcatttttcatgttgTATTGCAGATGATTCTATCTTTTGAGCTCCCTTTTGCTCTCGTTCCGCTTCTCAAGTTCACAAGTAGCAAAACCAAGATGGGGATATATGCCAACTCAACTACGGTATTACCTTGACATTGTTTGTCTTAAGTTTTGTTCAGCATTAAATTTGGAGATTTCAATTTAGGTTCAGAATGCCATGACTATCTTCAGCACGGTTTACTCTTGAAAATATCTCAATAAGATCatcaaagaaatatttataatatccaATAAAACAGTTGTCTTCGCATGCCATGCTTGAAATATGTTGTGTTCATTCTGCATAtataccattttattttatttttaatcatcaaTTAATATAATCCTCCTCCGCAGATTTCATCTATTACCTGGGTCATTGGTTTTCTTATCATGGCAATAAATATATACTACCTTGCATCTAGCTTCATCAAGATTCTTCTTCATGGCCATCTAAAGCTTGTAGCTGCCATCTTTCTTGGAATATTTGGATTTTTGGGCATGACATTGTATTTGGCTGGGATTGCATACTTGGTGTTTCGTAAAAACAAGAAGGCTACACATCTTGTAGCTCTAACATCTGAAAATCCGCAAATTGCCAACGAGTCTGGTAATGCAGGAGTGTTCAGTCTCCCTAGAGAAGACATAGCATGCATGCAGTTGCCTCAGAGGAGGAGTAATGCAAATGATTTGTAAATCATAGGGCAAGTGATATCTCAAGGTCACTAACTTCTAGTGATTGAGATAAACACTAGAGACGAGGTTATAATCTATTTCGTTTTCTAATCCACAATTTGCTTCTGTCTTACCATTGTTATGTGATGACCGAACATCTTTGTGGACCAAACAACTATGCTGAATAAACCATGTGCTTGAGATATTCAGAGAGCATGTCACCACGCATTTCCTTCTCGCATCCACTCTTGCAGAGCTTCTTTCGTAGAACTAagtgaaatgcaaaaacaattcAGTGTGGCTATGGATGATTTGTTTTGTAgattaacttatttttagaCCTTATTTTGAAAGATGGATAATCAATTCTCAATCCAAGGGAATTTCCGTATTCAAATTGGATTAAActtaaacaacaacaaccaaaaaaaaaaaaacacaacaaaaaacgaAACACTCTAAGGTTACAtccaataattgattaatttaggGATTAAAACATTCATTATAAAAGGATTAATCTAAGCACGAAGACAATTAGAGGTCTTTACATATAGAAGACAGTAACACTTGCACACTGACATTGACATTCTTCTTTagtatattttcttttagtatGTATTTTACAAACAACTGCAACCACACTTGAGGTGTGGACCTCTACCCTGCTAATAAACGAGCCTTTATTGAATGTTCACAGAGTCTTCAACATGTTTTGGGATTGGAAGGATACCCTTTTCCTGCAAGCTCTTAACAGATTCATACAGGCACTGTTTCACTGGGACGAATTCGATGCCCAGATCCTTGATCTTCTGGTTTGTGAGCttgtagttttgttttcttgggtTCTTCTCATCAGAACACCTGCAAATGCATTGCaacacaaaatattaatattcaatataaataaaaaaaaacaaaacattattaataattctttctgctaactcatgtttttttactatatGTATAATAAGGAcataaaacccttttcttcatttattttcttattttgggATGAATATGGATGAAGTATCAAAAAACTGTCATGCAACaggattttattctttaatttaattattgtacAAAATCTTCCAACATTCATTGCACTAagttgctttatatatatatatcaaatgtcAACGAGAAAGTAATAAATATACAAGCCTTAAATTGACTTTCTTGtgcaaatattttgtttcttaaaatcaCAATATAATTTTGCTAATgaagatttgaagaaaaatcgGGAAAGgaccatgaaagaaaaataggttagaaaaataatacaagtttCATTACGTTagaaaaaaccaatttattcTAACTTTTCGATTGAAGTAGTTTTTTAGAGGTGTTAAGCTCGTGATTATTATAAAGTTGTTCAAAATCATAAGAACTTACTTGGTGGGGATGGGATACTCCGGGAAGAACTTTGCAAGGATTTCCACCACCTCTCCACGGTGAAGCATTTTCTCAAAGCAAATGTAACGGCCGGAGGCAGAAGGTGTCTCGAAGACTAAAATGTGGGCTACGGCCACATCCCTAACATGCACATAGGCTTGAACAGCGTTAGCATATGTCTTGGCTGAGCCGGTTAGGTACTTGAGGATGTGAAGGATGCTAGCATTGACAGTGGGTTGCAACAATGGTCCAAGCACCACCACTGGGTTCACCACCACTAGGTCAACTCCTTTGTTCCTAGCCACATCCCATGCATCCTGTTCTGCCACAGTCTTTCCATAGCAATACCAATTCTGCAATTCCAGGATGAACTTACATCAAGATGTGAAGGACAGGCAATTAGGATTTCAAGATGCAGTAATTAAGTCCTATGACGCAAGGAATAATGAACTTACATCACGATATCTTAGAGATATTCTTATTTACACCTGCTCTGTATGCTTTTAGTGCTCTAATTAGGAgctatttaattatgttaatcaTCACGTGTTGTTAATTAAATACCTTGGTGTTCTTGCAATACTCAAGATCACTCCAGCAAGATTCATCAACGACAACATCAGGGCTCCTGTGGGGGTCCATGTACACAGTACCAATTGAGGACGTGAAAACCACTCGTCGGACTTTGGCCTCAGCTGCTGCCATGATCACATTCTTGGTTCCATTCACTGCTGGCTCCATCACCTTGTCCTTCAAGTATGTAacacaaaatcatcaaaaccaaatttgaagaaaacataCTTTGCATCATGAATTAcgggaaaaaaaatgtataaaatctTTTTCTAACATTTGTCGGTGACACCCGTACTTAAATTTACCGGCAACCTAAAATTTGTCCTTGGAAGTCCAagtgttgtttttatattctcTTCTTAAAATTCTCAGCatccaaacaaattttttactaCCAATGtaccgaaaaaaaaaagaaaaaaaaaaggaaacatacTGGATCGTCTGTGACAGGACAAGCAGTATGGAAAACTCCATCACACCCTTGAATAGCCTCTTTAACAGACTCATAATCAAGAATATCAGCCTTGCATAAAGTTAATCTTTCTTGAGCTCCTTCAAGCTCCCTCAAATGGGAGTTCTTGGGATCAGCTGTGTATAACAACACAAATACAAAGCATTAAATTAAcagaaaagggaaagggaaagaatCCAAGTGcttaattattataaactaaCCTGGGTTCCTCACAGTTCCTTTAACAGAGTAACCTTTCTCTAGAAGAAGCTTAACAATCCATGATGCAATGAAGCCACCAGCCCCGGTGACACAGACAGTTTGGCCTTGGCATGGAAGTGATGAAGTATGGACAGGcatgttgttttgatatgtGTATTATGTGTGCGTGTTTGGTGGTGGAACGAAggaagagagacagagagagggaggtgttttccttttctcttgatTTAGGAGCGGATGTATTTATAGGTACGTGACTGAGTTTTTGTAATATGAATCGTCAACACCAAGTCCTGAATTTATAGCTGTTATTCTTTTAAGGTTTTGTGTGCTGGTTAATCATGATGTTTACGTCAGCCTGCTCTTCTTCAACTTCCACCACATAATCTTGTGTGCGAATTGGATTCAATCCACTGTTTTAAAAGActttatgaataaattaatgtccattgattaattaaaactcTTAAAACAGCAAACAGTTTGGTGGAAATTAAAGTGCGATTATAATTACTAATAAACCTTGTATGGAATCCTGATTGTTTTGTACTCTAGTTTTTGACTCTTGTTTTTGaccaaaatgtaattataagctactcataaattaagaaattaaaatatattatacacaAAGACCCATTGGTTGTCGATTCACAGGTAGAGAGCAgtactttaattttgttttggaaggAGAGGGAAAGCATCTCATGGATGACAAGTGTTCATGCTAAAGAATATTTGGttatgataattatatataagatagactgaattttttgaattcaagACATAGTGTGtcataattgaagaaattgaagaataaatTGATGTCCATTGATTAATCCTACCCCTAAACCAGCAAAGAATttggtggaaaaaaaatacGCCGACCATAAATCTAGATAAGGGCAGAGAGATAAGGGCATTAATGCTAGGATGGGTGGCAAGTGTTAATGTTGAAAAATctagatattattttagaatagaaaataaaatttaaataaagaagACGGGAACATGGAATAagagaaggaaataaaattgtgtttgataacaatacaaatacaagagatggaatgaatttttttgttctatatAAGATATAGGTGATGGgaccataatttttttgtactgtgtttttaaaaagaatttaattttttattttgcattattttttttgtatgtttttttattattttgatttgttgatatcaaaaataaatttaaataataaaatattattttacaataaaaaatactttaaaaatcaaacactaatttaatatattgattataatatttatgtaagcCAACTTTTCTCCAACCCAGTGTGAATTGgatttaatatagaaaaattgaCGAATAAATGAATGTCCACTGATTAATTAATACAAGTAAACCAGCAAAGAATctggtgggaaaaaaaatttgaaataaagcCACTAATAAATCTTACATGGAAAACTTATTGTTTTATGTCTGTATTTTTTGGACCAAAAGTGCGTGTTGTTTTTTACCACTCTCCTatcctcttgtttttctttggcTTTTACATGAAACTTAACTATTTAAGAAGATGGTATGATTCAAAGAACTGCATGATCTTTTACCAATGCCTTCACTTATGAAATTAACCTGATAATAAAGTTTGatcttaaaaagataaattgtaTTGTGATGTGAtactttttattgatgaaatgctcaacataataattttatagataaattcGTTGgtactattttatttataacctAGCGATCGATCCTTCTCTCCCCTtccccccatttctccttctttatGGATTTTTGTTATACAACAAACAACCACCCTCGCCTCCCTCTCTTAATTTCAACACATTTCAACTTCTCGCAACAAATTCAGTCACCACAACACTCGGTTTGTTAGCATCCATGCTCTAATTCAGATTTAATTGAGGATTCTCTACCTTAAGTAAGCAAatctattcatttttatttgaacataatttttttttatagtaatgttttttgcatatttttgtagtgtgtgtgtgtgtatttttgggatgtttacttgttttattcttagataattttgttttatggatttatgatttgtaatgttatggttttttttttagattttataaaattatatatttttttataaattaataaaacttatgaaaaatatttgacttcggtattttgtgatgaaataaataatagcttaaTGTAGATatacaatttataatgaattaagaaagctattaaaatagattaaatatgATTGggctaaaccaatatttttgcaaatttatttagttaacgtAGTTAAGTAATACTTGTTATCATCGTTATTTATGTCATACCCTTACGAGAGCGTGACGTCGCGGCGACCATTCCCGGAATAGGGATCA
This genomic interval from Populus alba chromosome 1, ASM523922v2, whole genome shotgun sequence contains the following:
- the LOC118034053 gene encoding cinnamoyl-CoA reductase 1 translates to MPVHTSSLPCQGQTVCVTGAGGFIASWIVKLLLEKGYSVKGTVRNPADPKNSHLRELEGAQERLTLCKADILDYESVKEAIQGCDGVFHTACPVTDDPDKVMEPAVNGTKNVIMAAAEAKVRRVVFTSSIGTVYMDPHRSPDVVVDESCWSDLEYCKNTKNWYCYGKTVAEQDAWDVARNKGVDLVVVNPVVVLGPLLQPTVNASILHILKYLTGSAKTYANAVQAYVHVRDVAVAHILVFETPSASGRYICFEKMLHRGEVVEILAKFFPEYPIPTKCSDEKNPRKQNYKLTNQKIKDLGIEFVPVKQCLYESVKSLQEKGILPIPKHVEDSVNIQ